Proteins co-encoded in one Metabacillus sp. KUDC1714 genomic window:
- a CDS encoding YutD family protein, whose product MICVQNQCFELVKEEKSGFNEDAFKERYSDILNKYDFIVGDWGYNQLRLRGFFDDQNQKASYDTKISTLDEYIFEYCNFGCAYFVLKKLKK is encoded by the coding sequence ATGATTTGTGTTCAGAACCAATGTTTTGAATTAGTAAAAGAAGAAAAAAGTGGTTTTAATGAAGATGCATTTAAAGAAAGATACAGCGATATCTTAAATAAATATGACTTTATTGTTGGGGATTGGGGATATAATCAGCTAAGGTTGCGTGGCTTCTTTGATGATCAAAACCAAAAGGCATCCTATGACACCAAGATAAGCACACTGGATGAATATATTTTTGAGTATTGCAATTTTGGTTGTGCTTATTTTGTATTGAAAAAGTTAAAAAAATAA